Proteins found in one Macaca nemestrina isolate mMacNem1 chromosome 4, mMacNem.hap1, whole genome shotgun sequence genomic segment:
- the LOC105493064 gene encoding protein transport protein Sec61 subunit gamma, translated as MDQVMQFVEPSRQFVKDSIRLVKRCTKPDRKEFQKIAMATAIGFAIMGFIGFFVKLIHIPINNIIVGG; from the exons ATGGATCAGGTAATGCAGTTTGTTGAGCCAAGTCGGCAGTTTGTAAAGGACTCCATTCGGCTGGTTAAAAGATGCACTAAACCTGATAGAAAAG AATTCCAGAAGATTGCCATGGCAACAGCAATAGGATTTGCTATAATGGGATTCATTGGCTTCTTTGTGAAATTGATCCATATTCCTATTAATAACATCATTGT tGGTGGCTGA